The following proteins are co-located in the Rhipicephalus sanguineus isolate Rsan-2018 unplaced genomic scaffold, BIME_Rsan_1.4 Seq6606, whole genome shotgun sequence genome:
- the LOC119378043 gene encoding uncharacterized protein LOC119378043: MLLRSGTVTAREGESPTDLKSNIMPDKVKQDASAPDTPRIVEQLTALLERQATPADTFRLPLAVPTYEGHTDKKSVTDFLQDLQDYRDAQALPNETLLLRVLPVALSGSAARWRRRQSFESWSHFEQLFRAEFLPPDYAVRMKDELRSRTQAEEESLQEYIRSLQELYDRADPSAPEAERVARAVKQSHPRFQAYLRGRSFSSLDVLATAAGDIQAAMLAELTYQPPPPPESTLEPSCAWHGRSNPMASPMTPPRTLDPFSHHNLPAPSAFQSTTQERGTPTPGVSTQGQPVAVAAHSSAGGTSRNPPVCFQCGGRGHYRSQCPSRPRSGRWGNDRGRRW; encoded by the coding sequence ATGCTCTTGCGTTCCGGTACAGTTACAGCTCGCGAAGGTGAAAGCCCTACGGACCTCAAGTCTAATATAATGCCCGACAAGGTGAAACAGGACGCGTCCGCGCCAGATACTCCTCGTATCGTCGAGCAGCTGACCGCGTTGCTAGAACGCCAGGCTACACCAGCCGACACATTTCGCTTACCGCTGGCCGTGCCTACGTACGAGGGACACACAGACAAGAAATCGGTCACAGACTTTTTACAAGATTTACAAGATTATCGCGACGCGCAAGCCCTCCCAAATGAGACTCTTCTGCTACGCGTTCTGCCCGTCGCCCTGTCTGGCTCTGCCGCACGTTGGCGTCGTCGCCAGTCTTTCGAAAGTTGGTCTCACTTTGAGCAGCTATTCCGTGCCGAATTTCTGCCCCCCGACTACGCCGTGCGCATGAAAGATGAACTTCGCAGCCGTACACAGGCTGAGGAGGAAAGCCTCCAAGAATACATACGGTCCTTACAGGAGCTTTACGACCGCGCGGACCCTTCGGCACCTGAAGCGGAAAGAGTGGCTCGGGCAGTTAAGCAGTCGCATCCGCGTTTTCAGGCGTATTTGAGGGGTCGTTCATTCTCTTCACTCGACGTCCTCGCTACAGCAGCGGGTGATATTCAGGCCGCGATGTTGGCGGAGCTCACGTACCAACCACCGCCACCGCCTGAATCCACTCTCGAGCCATCCTGTGCGTGGCACGGTCGGTCCAacccaatggcctcaccgatgaCCCCACCAAGAACTCTAGACCCATTCAGCCACCACAATCTGCCTGCTCCGTCCGCCTTCCAGTCAACTACCCAGGAACGTGGGACACCCACACCGGGCGTCTCGACCCAAGGCCAGCCCGTAGCGGTCGCCGCCCATTCTAGTGCCGGAGGCACAAGTAGGAACCCTCCGGTATGCTTCCAGTGTGGAGGTCGGGGCCACTATAGGAGCCAGTGCCCAAGCAGACCACGTTCTGGCCGCTGGGGAAACGATCGGGGCCGGCGATGGTGA